From one Sorangium aterium genomic stretch:
- a CDS encoding 2OG-Fe dioxygenase family protein — MELTPAFTYPAQVPVLLRQQGYAVLSPQGVAELTGCDLGELHALRPSWDDLPPDRYLKDGGRYRSRRHSCFVVEGGAVRQAPRRAHWQPVEYNALHGGMQRWFEPMQPQVVDPPAWARLLRALGQVASGRKGEQPWFVEAHQFRIDTQGGIGRPTPEGAHRDGVDLVAVFLVGREGIKGGETRVFQADGPAGQRFTLTEPWSLLLLDDERVIHETTPIQPAGELGHRDTLVLTYRAGGFQGA; from the coding sequence ATGGAACTCACGCCCGCCTTCACTTATCCCGCGCAGGTGCCCGTGCTGCTGCGCCAGCAGGGCTATGCGGTGCTCAGCCCGCAGGGCGTCGCCGAGCTCACGGGCTGCGACCTGGGCGAGCTGCATGCGCTGCGGCCCTCCTGGGACGACCTGCCGCCGGACCGCTACCTCAAGGACGGCGGGCGCTACCGCAGCCGGCGGCACTCGTGCTTCGTGGTCGAAGGCGGCGCGGTGCGCCAGGCGCCGCGTCGCGCGCACTGGCAGCCCGTCGAATACAACGCGCTGCACGGCGGCATGCAGCGGTGGTTCGAGCCGATGCAGCCGCAGGTGGTGGATCCGCCCGCCTGGGCGCGCCTGCTGCGTGCGCTCGGGCAGGTCGCTTCCGGCCGCAAGGGCGAGCAGCCCTGGTTCGTCGAGGCGCACCAGTTCCGCATCGATACGCAAGGGGGGATCGGCCGCCCCACGCCGGAAGGCGCGCACCGCGACGGCGTGGATCTCGTGGCGGTGTTCCTCGTCGGGCGTGAGGGCATCAAGGGTGGCGAGACGCGTGTCTTCCAGGCGGACGGGCCCGCAGGCCAGCGATTCACGCTCACCGAGCCGTGGAGCCTGCTGTTGCTGGACGACGAGCGCGTGATCCACGAGACGACGCCCATCCAGCCCGCCGGCGAGCTCGGCCATCGCGACACGCTGGTGCTGACGTACCGCGCGGGCGGCTTCCAGGGCGCCTGA
- a CDS encoding amidase: MLPASLVQATAVELLALYRSRSASPVEALRAVLAHVERHGAPLNAFALLDEERALEAARASEARWARGEPVGRLDGVPVSVKDLLLTRGWPTRRGSRTVDAAGPWTEDAPAVARLREHGAVLFGKTTTSEFGLKGLGDSPLTGITRNAWDPRRTPGGSSAGAVTAVAAGFGPLAVGTDGGGSIRVPSAFSGVVGCKPTFGRVPAHPASVVGVPPHVGPIARTVGDAALLLSVLSGPDDRDPFRAPPPREDALYLGAVVAVDASDAPDASNTLDASDALNARFLRRVRVGVSATLGYVDLPGETRARFDAAVALLQRLGAEVDEVAPPFADPGGVLRTLFAARAAHTVRELGPEQRALLDPAVQSAAAQGEALSAVAYLEAERQRAELALTMAAFHRRFDLLVTPTSAGAAPLIDGGALPPSFAAPFSLTRQPAISVPMGLTSAGLPLGLQIVGRHFEEALVLRAALALERESAPLQAPPLRAS; the protein is encoded by the coding sequence ATGCTGCCCGCCTCGCTCGTGCAAGCCACCGCCGTCGAGCTCCTCGCGCTCTATCGCTCCCGCAGCGCCTCCCCCGTCGAGGCGCTCCGCGCCGTCCTCGCCCATGTGGAGCGCCACGGAGCGCCGCTCAACGCGTTCGCGCTCCTCGACGAGGAGCGGGCCCTGGAGGCCGCGCGGGCGTCCGAGGCGCGCTGGGCTCGAGGCGAGCCGGTGGGGCGCCTGGACGGGGTGCCTGTCTCGGTGAAGGACCTCCTGCTCACGCGCGGCTGGCCGACCCGGCGGGGCTCGCGCACCGTGGATGCGGCCGGTCCCTGGACGGAGGACGCGCCCGCCGTCGCCCGCCTGCGGGAGCACGGGGCGGTGCTCTTCGGGAAGACGACGACCTCCGAGTTCGGCCTGAAGGGCCTCGGCGACAGCCCGCTGACCGGGATCACGCGCAACGCGTGGGACCCGCGGCGCACGCCGGGCGGCAGCAGCGCCGGCGCCGTCACGGCGGTGGCGGCCGGCTTCGGTCCGCTCGCCGTCGGAACGGACGGCGGCGGCTCGATCCGCGTGCCGAGCGCGTTCTCCGGGGTGGTGGGGTGCAAGCCGACCTTCGGTCGCGTGCCCGCGCACCCGGCGAGCGTGGTGGGGGTGCCCCCGCACGTGGGGCCGATCGCGCGCACCGTCGGCGACGCGGCGCTGCTCCTCTCGGTCCTCTCCGGTCCTGACGACCGCGATCCGTTCCGGGCCCCGCCGCCGCGCGAGGACGCGCTGTACCTGGGCGCGGTCGTCGCGGTCGACGCCTCCGACGCCCCCGACGCGTCCAACACGCTCGACGCGTCTGACGCGCTCAATGCAAGGTTCCTGCGCCGCGTGCGGGTCGGCGTGAGCGCCACGCTCGGGTACGTCGATCTGCCGGGCGAGACGCGGGCCCGCTTCGACGCGGCGGTCGCGCTCCTGCAACGGCTTGGCGCCGAGGTGGACGAGGTGGCGCCGCCGTTCGCGGACCCGGGGGGCGTGCTGCGGACGCTGTTCGCGGCGCGCGCCGCGCACACGGTGCGGGAGCTCGGACCGGAGCAGCGCGCGCTGCTCGATCCGGCGGTCCAGAGCGCGGCAGCCCAGGGAGAGGCGCTGAGCGCGGTGGCGTACCTAGAGGCGGAGCGGCAGCGCGCGGAGCTGGCGCTGACCATGGCCGCGTTCCACCGCCGCTTCGATCTGCTGGTGACGCCGACGTCGGCCGGGGCCGCGCCCCTGATCGACGGCGGCGCGCTCCCCCCCTCCTTCGCCGCGCCCTTCAGCCTGACGCGCCAGCCGGCGATCAGCGTGCCGATGGGACTCACCAGCGCCGGCCTGCCGCTCGGGCTGCAGATCGTGGGGCGCCACTTCGAGGAAGCGCTGGTCCTGCGCGCCGCGCTCGCGCTCGAGCGAGAGAGCGCTCCGCTGCAGGCGCCGCCGCTCCGCGCGAGCTGA
- a CDS encoding cytochrome P450 produces the protein MTSAVTHKEWSVDSFEALDPAFVADPYPLYARLRAEAPVHFVASVGEWWITKYSYAKLVLADRRLTTQREKLMAFPPRHTSGSCPWAQNMIELDPPEHDRVRSLVGKVLTREAIQRLRSRIEQVAHELVDRVEGDGHMDIMADYAYPLPTNVLCELMGLPASERELLRAWMPGIHLQFDQAQPPAVRQQGEAADGAAREYLSRWIAERQVRPGADLISALLSAEDHGDRLAFPELLSNLSLLFYAGFETTARMISAGVYTLLSHPDQLTLLRAHPELMQSAVEELLRYASPVQRGVERWALTDLELGGKLIRKGDRLSVVLSAVNRDPEVFPEPDRLDITRKHNPHLVFARGTHACLGSLFAITELEIAFSVLLRRLPRLELATPEPTWGPNTKLRGMTALHVRF, from the coding sequence ATGACATCCGCGGTCACGCACAAGGAATGGTCAGTCGACAGCTTCGAAGCGCTGGATCCTGCCTTCGTGGCGGACCCCTACCCGCTCTATGCACGCCTCCGGGCGGAAGCGCCGGTCCATTTCGTCGCTTCGGTAGGGGAATGGTGGATCACGAAATATTCCTACGCGAAGCTCGTCCTGGCCGACAGGCGCTTGACCACACAACGTGAAAAGCTCATGGCCTTCCCCCCGCGCCACACCTCCGGATCATGCCCGTGGGCCCAGAACATGATAGAGCTGGATCCACCCGAGCATGACCGGGTGCGTTCCCTCGTCGGCAAGGTGCTCACGCGCGAGGCGATCCAGCGCCTCCGGTCGAGGATCGAGCAGGTCGCGCATGAGCTCGTGGATCGCGTCGAGGGGGACGGGCACATGGACATCATGGCCGACTACGCGTATCCCCTGCCGACGAACGTGCTCTGTGAGCTGATGGGCTTGCCGGCATCGGAGCGAGAGCTACTTCGCGCGTGGATGCCCGGAATTCATCTGCAGTTCGATCAGGCTCAACCGCCGGCGGTGCGACAGCAGGGCGAAGCCGCCGATGGCGCCGCGCGAGAGTACCTGAGCCGATGGATCGCCGAGCGGCAGGTGCGCCCGGGCGCCGATCTGATCAGCGCGCTGCTCTCCGCCGAGGACCACGGCGATCGGCTCGCGTTTCCGGAGCTCTTGTCGAACCTCAGCTTGCTCTTCTACGCCGGCTTCGAAACGACGGCCCGGATGATCTCGGCTGGCGTGTACACCTTGCTCTCGCATCCCGATCAGCTGACGCTGCTTCGAGCCCACCCGGAGCTGATGCAGAGCGCCGTCGAGGAGCTGCTTCGCTACGCGTCGCCTGTACAGCGGGGCGTGGAGCGCTGGGCGCTCACGGATCTCGAGCTCGGGGGCAAGCTGATCCGCAAGGGGGATCGGCTGTCCGTCGTGCTGAGCGCCGTCAACCGCGACCCCGAGGTGTTTCCGGAGCCGGACCGGCTGGACATCACGCGGAAGCACAACCCGCACCTGGTGTTCGCCCGGGGCACGCATGCGTGCCTCGGGTCTTTGTTTGCCATCACCGAGCTCGAGATCGCCTTCTCGGTGCTGCTGCGCCGGCTGCCGCGGCTCGAGCTCGCGACCCCGGAGCCGACATGGGGGCCCAACACCAAGCTCCGCGGGATGACGGCGCTGCACGTCCGCTTCTAG
- a CDS encoding cytochrome P450, protein MDSFDALDPAFVADPYPFYARLRAEAPVHFVASVGEWWITKYSYAKLALADRRLTTQREKVMAVVPRRGSGSCPWTPNMMELDPPEHDRVRALVGKAFTREVVQRLRSRIEEIAHELVDLVEGDGRMDVVADYAYPLPTFVLCELMGLPASEREQFRAWTTRIHLKFDQAQPPEVRQQGEEAYDAAREYLSRVISERQVRPGADLISALLSADDHGDRLALPELLSNLTFFLYAGFETTARMISAGVYTLLSHPDQLTLLRGHPELTQTAVEELLRYTSPGQRGMERWALTDLELGGKLIHKGDRLSIVLGAANRDPEVFAEPDRLDITRKHNPHLVFARGTHACLGSFLAITELEIAFSVLLRRLPRLELATPAPTWEPNTKLRGMAALHVRFQAGGRR, encoded by the coding sequence GTGGACAGCTTCGACGCGCTGGATCCCGCCTTCGTGGCGGACCCCTACCCGTTCTACGCGCGCCTCCGGGCGGAAGCGCCGGTCCATTTCGTCGCCTCGGTAGGGGAATGGTGGATCACGAAGTATTCCTACGCGAAGCTCGCCCTGGCCGACAGGCGCTTGACGACACAACGTGAAAAGGTCATGGCCGTCGTCCCGCGCCGCGGCTCCGGATCCTGCCCATGGACCCCGAACATGATGGAGCTGGATCCGCCGGAGCATGACCGGGTGCGCGCCCTCGTCGGCAAGGCGTTCACGCGCGAGGTGGTCCAGCGCCTCCGGTCGAGGATCGAGGAGATCGCGCACGAGCTCGTGGACCTCGTCGAGGGGGACGGGCGGATGGACGTCGTGGCCGACTACGCGTATCCCTTGCCGACGTTCGTGCTCTGCGAGCTGATGGGCTTGCCGGCATCGGAGCGAGAGCAATTTCGCGCGTGGACGACCCGGATTCATCTGAAGTTCGACCAGGCTCAACCGCCGGAGGTGCGGCAGCAGGGTGAAGAGGCCTATGACGCCGCGCGAGAGTACCTGAGCAGGGTGATCTCCGAGCGGCAGGTGCGCCCGGGCGCCGATCTGATCAGCGCGCTGCTCTCTGCCGACGACCACGGCGATCGGCTCGCGCTCCCGGAGCTCTTGTCGAACCTCACGTTCTTCCTCTACGCCGGCTTCGAGACGACGGCCCGGATGATCTCGGCTGGCGTGTACACCTTGCTCTCGCATCCCGATCAGCTGACGCTGCTTCGAGGCCACCCGGAGCTGACGCAGACGGCCGTCGAGGAGCTGCTGCGCTACACGTCGCCCGGGCAGCGAGGGATGGAGCGGTGGGCGCTCACGGATCTCGAGCTCGGGGGCAAGCTGATCCACAAGGGGGATCGGCTATCCATCGTGCTGGGCGCCGCCAACCGCGACCCCGAGGTGTTTGCGGAGCCCGATCGGCTGGACATCACGCGGAAGCACAACCCGCACCTGGTGTTCGCCCGGGGCACGCACGCGTGCCTGGGCTCCTTCCTCGCCATCACCGAGCTCGAGATCGCCTTCTCGGTGCTGCTGCGCCGGCTGCCGCGGCTCGAGCTCGCGACCCCGGCGCCGACATGGGAGCCCAACACCAAGCTCCGCGGGATGGCGGCGCTGCACGTCCGTTTCCAGGCCGGAGGAAGAAGATGA
- a CDS encoding dihydrofolate reductase family protein: protein MGLLTFTINVTLDGCVDHQEGIADDETHAFFTRLMDESGAMLWGRVTYEMMESYWPAVARGDEEAPPAMREWAVKLETKPKYVVSSTRKDFPWTNSHPIAGDLRMGVQKLKDATPAGVLLGSGKLATELDRLDLIDEYKFLVHPKLAGHGPTLYQSGLPATRRLELVSAKPLRCGAVAMHYRRAR from the coding sequence ATGGGACTGCTGACCTTCACCATCAACGTCACGCTGGACGGCTGCGTCGACCACCAGGAGGGGATCGCCGACGACGAGACGCACGCCTTCTTCACCCGCCTCATGGACGAGAGCGGCGCGATGCTGTGGGGCCGCGTCACCTACGAGATGATGGAGAGCTACTGGCCGGCGGTCGCCCGCGGCGACGAGGAGGCGCCTCCGGCGATGCGCGAGTGGGCGGTCAAGCTGGAGACCAAGCCGAAGTACGTGGTGTCGTCCACGCGCAAGGACTTCCCGTGGACCAACAGCCACCCCATCGCCGGCGATCTGCGCATGGGCGTGCAGAAGCTCAAGGACGCGACCCCGGCCGGCGTGCTCCTCGGCAGCGGCAAGCTCGCGACCGAGCTGGATCGGCTGGATCTCATCGACGAGTACAAGTTCCTCGTCCACCCCAAGCTCGCCGGCCACGGCCCGACCCTGTACCAGAGCGGGCTGCCCGCCACGCGGCGGCTCGAGCTGGTCTCGGCCAAGCCGCTCCGCTGCGGCGCGGTGGCGATGCACTACCGGCGCGCGCGCTGA
- a CDS encoding SBBP repeat-containing protein — protein sequence MKRFHCETLSVCILAAGVAACSGSTGDPLPVGSTRGPQPDQAAPISSGDDGSGAEGDDLAPAGELNEDTSATEEELRPKEDDSPLSTLPFDPMGGDRLKGLPLPLQNVTCPSFEGFTWHDETPTTGADLGNAVAASCDAVYEVGSTTGAISGEVNSGASDAFIRKVGQDGKLVWGAQIGTSANDQATGVAVSSAQCPASGNEPLYVVGHTSGAIEGGQHKGSSDAFLVKLNANGTEAWRRQLGTAAVDQAWSVAHAPDGSVYVVGSTGGNLAGVNPPPTNGTTSLFVAKYSASGNLVWTRQLGVNNKTTIARSVSVGADGQVYVAGYTTGALAGQPYAGGSADAFVARYSDSGALGGVALLGTNLQDQAFSLTTAVESGQTVVYVSGTTNGNFPSYASSTKYDAFLAKLDASLTTQWIRQTAASENVSATSVAVVGGSVVLTGQTSRDLDSDASLGSEDMYLREYSAAGAHLRTEYIGTDATEAAQGVAVDPRGNVFLTGRTDAPFCGHSFGGGGSDALLVKVMKGCRVDTSDSCKAASCNGDPHYVSFDRVAFDFQGEGDFVLATSAATPDLEIQIRQCPVSPGISTGRAVGARIAGDLVEFHVNGAFYLNGQPTVVPSSGALALAGGGSVYRSASGRTVLAWPTGERLAMYPRSYALGLYLDTLFLVPQASVGRMLGLFGNADNDPTNEFMMARDGSALSSALTFFEMYQDTNSYADVWRVDAAQGDVALIHQGTPCGNPAGTAQPVWLNDLTPAQRAAGELACAGITDEAIKQTCILDVGLTGDPSFAASAQQTATDLANHGQGGPLINSPRSVYFNNFTGSIGPEWESIVTSVIPLGDRTFLGQFGNETANLTLNDLAPHTELTVSFDLYLVNAWDGDGPLGPSVWTASADGVELLSGTFSNTMSSQSYPLDGSLAGSGAREVNTLAYPYGDSVYRMKLVFPHSAPDLALDLSAAGLTGLFDEGWGVTNFEVQGR from the coding sequence ATGAAACGATTTCATTGTGAGACGCTTTCCGTGTGCATCCTGGCAGCAGGCGTCGCCGCTTGCAGCGGCTCGACCGGCGATCCTCTGCCGGTGGGCTCGACGAGAGGCCCCCAGCCCGACCAGGCTGCGCCGATCTCCTCCGGGGACGACGGCTCCGGAGCGGAGGGGGATGATCTCGCGCCCGCCGGAGAGCTGAACGAAGATACCAGCGCGACCGAGGAGGAGCTGAGGCCCAAGGAGGACGACTCCCCCCTGTCCACGCTCCCGTTCGACCCCATGGGGGGGGATCGCCTGAAGGGCCTCCCGCTCCCCTTGCAGAACGTGACCTGCCCCAGCTTCGAGGGATTCACGTGGCATGACGAGACGCCCACGACCGGCGCGGATCTCGGGAACGCGGTCGCCGCGTCCTGCGACGCCGTCTACGAGGTCGGGTCCACCACCGGGGCCATCTCGGGCGAGGTGAACAGCGGCGCGAGTGACGCCTTCATCCGCAAGGTCGGGCAGGACGGGAAACTAGTGTGGGGCGCGCAGATCGGCACGTCGGCGAACGACCAGGCGACGGGCGTCGCCGTCTCCTCGGCCCAGTGCCCCGCGAGCGGCAACGAGCCGCTCTACGTGGTCGGCCACACGAGCGGCGCGATCGAGGGCGGCCAGCACAAGGGATCTTCGGACGCCTTCCTCGTCAAGCTGAACGCAAACGGGACCGAGGCGTGGCGGCGCCAGCTCGGTACGGCTGCGGTGGATCAAGCGTGGTCTGTGGCCCACGCACCAGACGGCAGCGTCTACGTGGTGGGCTCCACAGGCGGGAATCTCGCCGGGGTGAACCCGCCGCCGACGAACGGCACCACGTCGCTGTTCGTGGCGAAGTATTCGGCGAGCGGCAATCTCGTCTGGACCAGGCAGCTCGGAGTGAACAACAAGACGACCATCGCGCGCAGCGTGTCCGTCGGAGCCGATGGGCAGGTCTACGTCGCCGGTTACACCACCGGCGCGCTGGCAGGCCAGCCGTACGCGGGCGGCAGCGCTGACGCCTTTGTCGCCCGCTACAGCGACAGCGGTGCTCTGGGCGGGGTGGCGCTCCTCGGAACGAACCTCCAAGACCAGGCGTTCAGCCTGACCACTGCGGTGGAGTCGGGTCAGACCGTCGTCTACGTCTCCGGCACGACCAACGGGAACTTCCCCTCTTATGCCTCTTCGACGAAGTATGACGCCTTCCTCGCCAAGCTGGACGCGAGCCTCACCACGCAATGGATCCGGCAGACAGCGGCGAGCGAGAACGTCTCCGCTACGTCGGTGGCCGTCGTCGGTGGATCTGTCGTGTTGACCGGCCAGACCTCCCGCGACCTCGACTCCGACGCGTCCCTCGGGAGCGAGGACATGTACCTGCGCGAGTACAGCGCGGCGGGGGCACACCTGCGCACCGAGTACATCGGCACGGACGCGACAGAGGCGGCGCAAGGCGTCGCCGTCGATCCGAGGGGCAACGTCTTCCTGACGGGCAGGACGGACGCGCCGTTCTGCGGTCACTCCTTCGGCGGCGGTGGTAGCGACGCCCTCCTCGTCAAGGTCATGAAGGGGTGCCGCGTGGACACCTCGGATTCGTGCAAGGCTGCCAGCTGCAACGGAGACCCCCATTACGTCAGCTTCGATCGTGTCGCCTTCGACTTCCAGGGGGAGGGCGACTTCGTGTTGGCGACCAGCGCGGCCACTCCCGATCTGGAGATCCAGATCCGGCAGTGCCCTGTGTCGCCGGGCATCTCGACCGGCCGGGCCGTGGGCGCGCGCATCGCGGGCGATCTCGTGGAGTTCCATGTGAACGGCGCGTTCTACCTGAACGGGCAACCGACGGTGGTGCCGTCGAGCGGCGCGCTCGCGCTCGCCGGCGGCGGGAGCGTCTACCGGTCCGCGAGCGGCAGGACCGTGCTGGCCTGGCCGACGGGAGAGCGGCTGGCGATGTATCCGAGGAGCTATGCCCTCGGCTTGTACCTGGACACGCTCTTCCTCGTCCCGCAGGCCAGCGTGGGCAGGATGCTCGGCCTCTTCGGGAACGCCGATAACGACCCCACCAACGAGTTCATGATGGCCCGGGACGGCAGCGCGCTGAGCAGCGCGCTGACGTTCTTCGAGATGTACCAGGACACGAACAGCTACGCGGACGTCTGGCGGGTGGACGCCGCGCAGGGCGACGTCGCGCTCATCCATCAGGGCACGCCGTGCGGCAATCCGGCCGGCACCGCGCAGCCGGTGTGGCTCAACGACCTGACCCCCGCGCAGAGGGCCGCGGGCGAGCTGGCCTGCGCCGGCATCACCGACGAGGCCATCAAGCAGACGTGCATCCTCGACGTGGGCCTCACCGGCGACCCGAGCTTCGCCGCCTCGGCCCAGCAGACCGCCACGGATCTCGCGAACCACGGGCAGGGCGGGCCGCTCATCAACAGCCCCCGCAGCGTCTACTTCAACAACTTCACCGGATCCATCGGCCCGGAGTGGGAGTCCATCGTCACCAGCGTGATCCCGCTCGGAGACCGCACCTTCCTGGGGCAGTTCGGCAACGAGACGGCGAACCTGACGCTCAACGATCTCGCCCCCCACACCGAGCTGACCGTCAGCTTCGACCTCTACCTCGTCAACGCTTGGGATGGCGATGGTCCCCTTGGCCCCAGCGTCTGGACCGCGTCCGCGGACGGCGTCGAGCTGCTCAGCGGGACCTTCTCCAACACCATGAGCTCCCAGAGCTATCCGCTGGACGGGAGCCTGGCCGGCTCGGGAGCGCGCGAGGTGAACACCCTCGCCTATCCGTACGGCGACTCCGTGTACCGCATGAAGCTGGTCTTCCCGCACTCCGCGCCCGACCTCGCGCTCGACCTGTCCGCGGCTGGGCTGACCGGCCTCTTCGATGAGGGCTGGGGCGTGACCAACTTCGAGGTCCAGGGGCGCTGA
- a CDS encoding aromatic ring-hydroxylating oxygenase subunit alpha translates to MKHAEQVTLIRRTLDLIQRRTTDMDAEPEQRPVDIYTSPTRLERERGQLFQRYPIVLTSAALLQRPGDYVTHDGLGAPILLCVDKEGQIRGFLNVCRHRGARLLDGPTGVARSSFTCPFHGWTYGLDGKLLHVPHAYGFAEGHCERTALTPFPVRVKFGMVWTDPGPDLDAFLGPLAQELAGWNLSRLQPAYQLTFSPNANWKLLMEVAFEVYHFRKTHAQTIAPWLHDNIALHDDFYPHQRMIVPRNRINACLDRDPASWDLLSVANVVYLIFPNTVLMLREGPTILQTVFPSSLDRTLWRTWASAARVPQTEREVRHTRADRESFETTLDEDFRRVTSIQSGLRSGANQVVTFGRFELGPIRFHRALDDFLAR, encoded by the coding sequence ATGAAGCATGCGGAGCAGGTGACGCTGATACGGCGCACGCTCGATCTGATCCAGCGGCGGACCACGGACATGGACGCGGAGCCGGAGCAGAGGCCGGTGGACATCTACACGTCACCGACGCGGCTCGAGAGGGAGCGAGGGCAGCTGTTCCAGCGCTACCCCATCGTCCTGACGAGCGCGGCGCTCCTGCAAAGGCCGGGCGATTACGTCACCCACGACGGGCTGGGCGCGCCGATCCTGCTTTGCGTCGACAAGGAGGGCCAGATCAGGGGGTTCTTGAACGTCTGTCGCCACCGAGGTGCCCGGCTCCTCGACGGCCCGACGGGCGTCGCCCGGAGCTCCTTCACGTGCCCTTTCCACGGATGGACCTATGGGCTCGATGGCAAGCTGCTGCACGTCCCGCACGCCTACGGCTTTGCCGAGGGGCATTGCGAACGCACCGCGCTCACCCCGTTCCCTGTGCGGGTGAAGTTCGGCATGGTGTGGACCGATCCTGGGCCGGATCTGGACGCTTTTCTGGGTCCCCTCGCGCAAGAGCTCGCCGGCTGGAACCTCTCGCGCCTCCAGCCGGCATATCAGCTCACCTTCTCGCCCAACGCGAACTGGAAGCTCCTCATGGAAGTGGCATTCGAGGTCTATCACTTCCGGAAGACGCACGCGCAGACGATCGCACCCTGGTTGCACGACAATATCGCCTTGCATGACGACTTCTATCCCCACCAGCGCATGATCGTCCCCAGAAACAGGATCAACGCGTGCCTGGACCGCGATCCAGCGAGCTGGGATCTCCTCTCCGTCGCGAATGTCGTCTATCTGATATTTCCCAATACCGTCCTCATGCTACGAGAAGGGCCGACCATTCTCCAGACGGTGTTTCCGAGCAGCCTGGATCGGACGCTCTGGCGCACGTGGGCGAGCGCCGCCCGCGTCCCGCAGACGGAGCGCGAGGTGCGCCATACAAGAGCAGACAGAGAGAGCTTCGAGACGACACTGGACGAAGACTTCAGGAGGGTGACGTCGATCCAGAGCGGGCTGCGCTCCGGCGCGAACCAGGTCGTCACGTTCGGCCGCTTCGAGCTCGGGCCCATCCGGTTTCACCGCGCGCTCGACGACTTCCTCGCGAGGTGA
- a CDS encoding pyridoxal phosphate-dependent aminotransferase → MQPRTTASNAPIAPVRRSGAPPIDMALNHGTYCSERCADVLRRHAGNISLRSYPAGDNGDLRRALAADAGVRPENVLVANGSGPLLKTCIPFLIEREIKRSAMRTLRFLLKRTAYPIITTRLTYSKVPASGVRVGLRCELLPLCPENGFALDMNMLESRLSRQDGLVYLCNPNNPTGNVLITRQELGPLLTRFPKSLFFIDEAYVHYLEESPNTRMADLVLRHPNLMVLRSFSFAYGLASVRVGYAMGNAKVVAQMEAKMTPHRVGQLAAELAMASLQDSGHLGFVRHQTARERARLMAAIGAHRALEAYPSQTNFILCRARGAWSGAKIHDALLARGVKVKAFEPFGDERYDEYFRVTVGLPAENSCFIEQLDALMSPRRREEPSMTAAPAVRQVELSELA, encoded by the coding sequence ATGCAGCCTCGAACGACAGCGAGCAACGCACCCATCGCCCCGGTTCGCCGGTCCGGCGCGCCGCCCATCGACATGGCGCTGAACCACGGCACGTACTGTTCCGAGCGGTGCGCGGACGTCCTGCGGCGCCACGCCGGCAACATCTCGCTGCGGAGCTACCCGGCCGGAGACAACGGAGATCTCCGGCGCGCGCTCGCCGCGGACGCGGGCGTCAGGCCGGAGAACGTGCTGGTCGCCAACGGGAGCGGCCCGCTGCTCAAGACCTGCATCCCGTTCCTGATCGAGCGCGAGATCAAGCGTTCGGCGATGCGAACGCTGCGCTTCTTGCTGAAGCGCACGGCGTATCCCATCATCACCACGCGGCTCACCTACTCCAAGGTGCCTGCCTCCGGTGTCCGCGTGGGGCTGCGATGCGAGCTGCTCCCGCTCTGCCCGGAGAACGGCTTCGCGCTCGACATGAACATGCTCGAGTCGCGCCTCTCGCGGCAGGACGGCCTGGTTTACCTCTGCAACCCCAACAACCCCACGGGCAACGTCCTCATCACGAGGCAGGAGCTCGGTCCGCTGCTCACCCGGTTCCCGAAATCCCTCTTCTTCATCGACGAAGCCTACGTGCACTATCTCGAGGAGAGCCCGAACACCCGGATGGCGGACCTGGTGCTGCGCCATCCCAACCTGATGGTGCTGCGCAGCTTCTCCTTCGCCTACGGGCTCGCGTCGGTGCGCGTGGGGTACGCCATGGGGAACGCGAAGGTGGTGGCGCAGATGGAGGCCAAGATGACGCCGCACCGCGTCGGGCAGCTGGCCGCGGAGCTCGCGATGGCGTCGCTCCAGGACAGCGGACACCTCGGATTCGTCCGGCATCAGACAGCGAGGGAGCGAGCCAGGCTGATGGCAGCCATCGGAGCTCATCGCGCTCTGGAGGCCTATCCGTCACAGACCAACTTCATCCTGTGCCGCGCGCGCGGGGCGTGGTCCGGGGCGAAGATCCACGACGCGCTGCTCGCCCGAGGCGTGAAGGTGAAGGCCTTCGAGCCGTTCGGCGACGAGCGATACGATGAATACTTCCGCGTGACCGTCGGCCTGCCGGCGGAGAACAGCTGCTTCATCGAGCAGCTCGACGCCCTGATGAGCCCGCGCCGCAGGGAGGAGCCCTCCATGACGGCGGCGCCGGCGGTGCGCCAGGTCGAGCTCTCGGAGCTTGCTTAG